The region TCTAAAGATTGGAAGCCTGGTAAAATAACTGAATTAAAGTGCTTTTTATGAAAACACATTCTATATTTTTAACCCCAAGGAAGCAAAAACATTCTGGCAGCAGATAAAAACTTTAGTTCTAGGTGGTAGAAATAATTTCTTGTTCTACTAAAGTTTTGTGCTCTGTCTTGAGACCCAGCCATTGTGGAAACTAGCACTTAGTAACTCCAAAACCTGGTTGAGAGAAGCCAGATATGTTCAGGGAACCCTTAATTTGTTGAGCCATTTTACTAGAATACCCCTAAGATCTTGAAAAAATTTGCAATATCATATTGCAAACATGTACAAAGAAGGAATGGAAGGTGTAAACAGGGCTTTTTTTTGTTACAGGTATTGGTTCAGATATATCCACAGCAAAAGTTAATATCAAAATATTagccaaaacatgacaaaaacattcacgttttgcatttttttatttatgtctttgttttgggaaaggggttggggtgtgtgtgaatatattaATTCCAGTGAATCATACAGTTGCAAATGGAAAGCTTTGTTATGTTAAGAGTCTGTGGAATCTACAAATATTTCAACTTCAACTGTAGAAAAAGGAATAGGTTTTGGAATCGAAGATCCTTATCCTGCAGGGATGCTTAGTGACAACGTCATAGAAATCCATCTCTGAATCCCAATTTGACAAACGAAAGATGGAACTTTTAACCCTGGAACTTTTTCTTCCTGCCATCCATACCAGCCTGTTCATCAATGTTCTTGCGCCAGTCACCAACATCTGCAGCCTGAAGAACAGAATGTTTGTGGTGTGAAATATATAGTGTTTtgaaagatataaaaaaaagggTTATCCTTACATCAATGCTCAAAAAACATTCAAGAAACAGTGAATAGGTAGTTTGGTTCTCTGCATTGTAAGTTCCCCATACCCAAATACCCACCTCCTCTTTGACCTCCTTCTTCACTTCTTTCAAGTTGGCTCTGAAATCCATGGTAGCCTTGTGTTTGGTTCCCAGCAGAGCTGACAACATAGCATCAGCAGACATACGAACTTTCTTCAGAGCTGGCTTCTTCATGCCTTGGATTTCAACCACTTTCATCTTCAGGTCCTCAATCTGTAAAGAAGGTTGGTCAGGACAAGTCAAGACAATCGTTTTTTTCCCTGGTCAAAGATAAGGGATTGTGATCTACTGTACCTCTTTGTCTGCCTTTACCACTTTCGCCTCAGCGTCGTATCTTTCCTCATCAACCTTATCGATGGTTTGCGACAACTTTTTAATCATATCCTGTTGGCACACAAACCCATCAGCCTAATTGTATGAAAATATTCCCTggtaacagctaattagccgaaatacatttaaatctgTACTTAGCATGTCAGTACACATAAGTACGCGTACCTGCAGCGTTGCTACATCACCAGACAAATCCAGGGATTGGATCTCAGCCATGAAATTGGCTTTCACCTGCtcattctcctttctctctacctCAATCAGATCCAACGCAATCTGGAGCACCAAGCTCTGGATATCAAATAAACACAGAGAGGCCACACAGCAATTGTAAGACAAAACCAACATAGTAAAATACTTGGCACTGGTGTGCCTGTAGTGTTTGTTTCAGACAATTGACCACAATGAAATACATTGGTTTACCTTCAGATGATGCCTGCGGCTTGATGTCATTTTTTTCCTATGAAGAAAGGTGGATTTGACATGTTGTTAGGGATGTAAGAAGTATGTGCAATAATTACAGAAATTATCTGTGGACCTGGCATGTTTTGTGTAAAGATTAAATCTGGAATTTCACTTTTAATCAAAACTTACTCTGACATCTTTGCGGTTGTTGTACTTCAAACCCTGGATAAAAAAGCACAGAAGTTATATTTATGATAATACCTACAATATCACTAGGATGGAACAGATGAAACTACAGTTTAGCTAAAGACTGTGGGGTATCAGTCAGCCAAACTAGGTTCCCTATTTGAGGGAAACATGATCCATTTCTGGAGTCTGGAGCAATTCTGAGCAAGCTAAATCTAGACTGTTAGAGTCCGGTGTCATCCCTGACATTTTTTAGTGGTAACATGTCAGCCCCCAACACTCTTGCTGACTTTAGCTGCTGCCTTCAAAGAGAGAAGTACTAAATATGTACTGCTGCCAAATATCAGAAATACTTCctaaacacacaaatcaaaagTCTTGGTGGCGCTGAATCAAGGTAATCACAcctaatgaacaaataaaatgatTGGTTATCTCTCCTCCACAAGTTTAAGTTCAAGCTGAAGTTATGTCATATGTAAAGTTATCAGTAATGTTAGGTATGTTTCCTCTATCAATAATTATAATCTCATAAAATTTAGATAAGTAAATTGGGAAGGATTTTGGGACTAAGTTTGCCCCTTATTAAAAACAAAGGTAGGTAGAAGAAAATGAATAGGAATGCTGaccagttttattttagattttctttttgacGGTAACAACATATAGCTTGCAAAATAGCTAGGAAGAAATAGCTGGAGTTTATAAACAGATAGTCAAGACAATGCTTGATACTACCCTTCCATTTATCAATTATTGCCACCAACAGAATTATCTTTCCAAAGGGACTTACAAGTCAGCGCTGTAACTTTTCTGTTCCCAGGGAGTAGTTCAGAATTGGCTTAAAATTAAAATTCACAACTCTAACTAAGGGCATTGATCTTTGATAAACAATCAGTAGATACTCTGACTGTAGAAAGGTTCAAAATTAATTCACAGTATagttaaaaacatatatcttgCGTATGGGAACCAAGAGATGGCAGTCTATGGTGATATACAGCATACTGTACCATAATATACTGTAGTAGTAAATCAAAAACATATATACCTAATATTTTGTATTACTATTTATTCCAtggtaaatgtaaacatttgctAAACAAAGGAACTgcatgttcttgttttttttttaacaacgaTACTTTTGTCTTCCCAAGAGAGGGGGTGGTGGATGAGCCAACCTCTCTCTAAgaaattttaaatgaattataaaatacaataacataaaaaaaatctaaaatatctaaaataaaataactaaaacaaCTGCCCCTACACTTAAAAAAAGGTCTGTTACATGCATGAGCAGTAAGTAATTTGGCAAACATAGGCAATTTAAATGGATCTAAGCAGTTAACTAAGCCACATTTGAGAACTgagaacatttgaaaaacattcacTTTCAAATTCATAATTTAATCAAATCAACTGTTCCtaattttttaaaaaattaGTCAGTTTATATAGTTCAGCAAGCCTAGAATCTGAATGCTCTCACTTATTATATAGCCATATTAAAACGTTGTCTAACATGACCACATGCATCGCAATAAACACAGCCAATGCAGACagcattaattaattattcattttaacaaaGCTGTTACTCCACAATTCAGATGTCATACACGTTATTACTTGAAGCTATGTTTTTCAATCACATATGAGTCCCTTGAACCTATAACACCATAAATAGGTATTGAATAAAAGTTGGGtaattcataatataatcacacTGCACGGGGAATCTCTATACCACAGATATCAGGTTTAATGTCATTACTAGCTCTGAATCAATTAGTTTAATCTCCAAACCAGAAATGTAGCCAAAAGTTGCACAGTCTTCATGAGACCCTATACTAATGAATGCAAACACAGAATGAATGGCTCAAATGATCCTTTTCAGGTAGGCAAATTGGCCTACACTTCCGGGACAATCCTTTAAGGGTTCTTGAATCCGTGGGGGAACCCCTATACATTCTATTAATCTCTTCTAAAGAGATCCTCAAATAATATACATCATACTACGTAAAATATTTGATATATATCAGTTTCCGCTGTCTGTCAGAGGGAAAACCGGACATATGATTCTATTGGAAAACCACCTTATTCTTTTCACCTGGATTGCCAGGTGAATTCATCTGTTCAACACACCAATCAGCAGTGCATGTGTTTGATTTTTAAGATTGCCACCTGTCAAGAGGctcttcctctttctattttgtctgtgtttaatCCCAGTGAATCTACACAGTCAGAAAGTGTGATAGAAACAGGAAAATAGAACTTCTCACCTAGAAGAGCAACAGGAGGAGGGCTGCACAAATCTGGAAGAAGAAGGGAAGACTAGCACACTGGCAAGCGACAGGCAGTACaaaataacatacagtatatatggtGTCAGATGCTACATCAGCAGAAGCATGGGGTCCTCTTTATGGAAATGGTTTCCATGTCAGACCAATAGAAGCTCGAGCTCCTGAAATACTTTCTGCCCAACCCCAATCACCTCGTAATATATTTCCCTCAAGACATATGTTGCCCTGGGCAGTATTCCTTTCACTCTGTATACTATTACAATGTAGCATGGCAGACATAGagaaaataactataaatatatgtgtgtgtgtgtgtgtgtgtgtgtgtgtgtgtgtgtgtgtgtgtgtgtgtgtgtgtgtgtgtgtgtgtgtgtgtgtgtgaagttaATAGATTTATAAGATAATCCTGGGCAACATGGATAATGAGTACTGGAAAATAGTGACTTTCAGATCTTTTCGGAAACTAACATTTTGTTAACTGTCaatcttatccagagcagcATAACAGAATGTATTTCTTAGATAGATATTAATTTCTTAATTGAATATGGCAAGTACACAAGTGAATCACAGTGAATCATAGAATCAAGCATATtgctaacatttattttaatattgtagcctacagtatacattttgaaaataggtTACAATTCAATGGCAGTTTACAGTTAGTATTTATCAGATGCTGTAAGAATACATGGCTTTTCCTGAAATCTTAACTTTGGGTTTTTAACATCCAAATCTAAATGAAACTAAATTAAAGTACAACGTAAAATAACTTTACTAATTtttaacacaaataaataaatacattatttcaagttaaattcatttttttaaatgactgtaATCGTCCAAAAAATGACCTAAAAATAAGATATAAAATGTGTCAGTCATTTATACAGATTCAAACTTCTTTTTCCTGCCATCCATGCCAGCCTGGTTATCAATGTTCTTACGCCAGTCAGCCACTTCCTCCTGCATAACACAAAGTTTACATATAGACATTTACAATGGGTAAAGATtcctctttcaaaatgttcacctgttGTTGCCTTACATACTGAAATTAAATCACATTAAATCCCACTTTTTATGGCATTATTTATACCCAGTAACCCACAATTTCCaagtgattattatttttttattctgaaaatTAATCCAAATTAACATATTAAAATACCCTATTTTGAATAAGTGAACACCCCCTTGGAATTGCAATTGCAAACTAGCTGAGGTATAATCAACCACCTTCCAGATCACAAATCAAGATAATTGGCTTCCATCTATGAACAATTGTAGTAATTTTGATTAGTTCAAAATCAGAGTATGTATATAAGAGGATCTCAAAAGTATTTGTCTATCCCGTGGAGCACACTTAAGACCGTTAGTGGCATATAGCATCACCCAAGACCTTGCATAGATCAGCTGTCCTTCCAAACTGGATCACTGTAGCAAGTTTGAGAGGCTACCAAGAAAGCATGTCAACTTTGAAGGAGCTTTATGCCTTTATGTCAAAGGACTGGTCAAAGTGTGGCCTCtatgggagggtggcaagaaaaaacaaaaacaacgaATCTCGTTTGAACTGAGCTTTGTCCAGAAGCAGGTGTAGAAGTGGCCAAGTGGCAAAAAGTCCTGTGATCAGATGAAACCAAACTGAACTCTTTGGCATGAATACAAAACTATTATATCTTTGCAAAAACCCAATACATCttccacccaaagaacaccatgcctaCATGTGGTGGTGAGCAGCATTGTATTGTGGGGtgtgtttctcttcagcaggAACGTAGAGCACTTGTCAAGATAGAAGTAACAATTCAAGTTGAATGCCTCTTGAGTGGCCTTGTCAGAGTCCTGACCTAAATCCCTTTGAGAAACTATGGAATTACTTGAACAGTGCAGCCCATAAATGGTCCACCAtgcaatttgactgagcttgaacaCTTCTGTAAGGAAGAACTGGTTGATGTTGCACAGTCTAGGTGTGATAAGTTAGTAGGGATGTATTCAAAGAGAATCATGGCTGGAATTTAAGCAAAAGGTGATTCGACCTAATATTAACTCAGAggggtattttactgttttcattctaatatatttttcattttttttcattgtagACTGTAGGCTACATGTTAGCTAACTAGTGAAGTGCCAGCAACTCATTAATATTATCATAACCGAATGTCAACATCACAATACACTTTTCAAATCAAACCATGGGGCCACTTATATATAATAGATTTAGTATAACAGacactctttttctttttgtcaacGTTTCCTACAAACAAATGAGTCATTAGGATGTCCCTTAGAATGTCAAGACAGAGCCGTTCCTGCAGAACACGCACTATGCATAGGGCCCAATACCTGGTAGGTATGCTTCCAACAATACATTACCTCAAGTAGCATGTGctgtacatatacatatttacatacttttttttacatatttacatatttacatcaCATCACGTCTTAAAAGTGCCTGGAAAACTGTTTTTGTGTGGTTTCATTTGGAACTACTGAAAAAACACAGTTTCTTAATTACCTTTTTGGTATGTGCAGAAATGGTTGGacatcttttttcttttttacacaaaaaatctatactgtaaaataatgagCGCCTTTCGGTTCACTCCACAAAGATTAATAGCATATTGCGAACAACGTTAAAGTAGGCACATTTTTGAGAACCTGCCTAaaggaacatttgtttttcaacagttttGCATTGGATGTTCCCTGAACCTGAATGTGGCATCACCTGACAAAAAATTAATAATCTGGGGTCAGACTACATAATAATAGGTATTTTACAGTACGTACAGTGGTGTAGACATTACCACCCTCAACCATTTAAGATCACCTGTACATTATAAATGTTCCTGCCTATGGGAACTGCAAAATGTACACATAGATACAACCATTCAATCTACTAGGATATTTCAGGTCCAATTAAATGAGAGCTGTGCATGGTCATTTGTTGTACTGCTACTTCGAGAATATGAAGCCATTATGGCAGTCTAAGGTAATTCGGAAAACAAGTATATATTTCAGATGGCAAATGTCTGCATAATAATTTTTGactgttttttagtttttataaaTTACCTTTGCTCATCAAACTTGCCAGGTTGCAATACAATATATGAACTGCCTTAATATGAACAGTTATTGGATCTAGGTTAGAGCCTTCTAAAGGCTAAAGCCAGCACCGGTCAAGAATGTATTGTATAAAGTTGCTTTGCATGTACCAGTAAAATGTCCTAGCAGaaatacaacacattttccatCTACTGCAAGTTTTTCCAAATACCCCATACAAAACCAAAGGTGAAATATCAACCTATTGActgcaatattattattatttttttttgaaacGTTAGGGTTCTTTGAGGTAACCTTAATCCCAAAGATTGTACATTGAAGTGATCTTCAGCTTTGTAGGTTTGTCtcacattatacactcacctccTCTTTGACCTCCTTCTTCACTTCTTTTCAAGTTAGCCCTGAAATCCATGGTAGCCTTGTGTTTGGTACCCCAGCAGAGCTGACAACATAGCATCAGCGGGACAAACGCACTTTCTTCAGAGCTGGCTTTTTCATGCCTTGGAGATCAACCACTTTCCATCCTTCAGGTCCTCAATCTGTCAAGAAGGTGAGTCAGGACGAAGTATAGACTAGTGGTTGTGGCCAGTATAACCATATGGAATATACAGGTAACTCACCTCTTTGTCagccttctttttcttttgattCAGTGTCATATCTTTCTTCATCAAGCCTTGTCGACACCATCTGGCCCAACTTTTTTGATCATTTCCTTTTGGCACAACAAAACCATCACAGATCATTTGTTATAAGGCACCAGCTTATCACCAGTCTTCTACAATGTATGGAATAAATCACTTTCTATAGTAAAACAGTTACGGCACTGTTAAAGTCTTTAGCTTACAATGTGATTACTGTATCACAAAGGAATCAGAGTACACATGTAGAACTTCTAATCAAATGGAATTACAAGAATCTTACCACCAGGGCTGCTTGATCTCCAGACAGAATCCAGAGCAGGGAGCTCAGCCAGGAATTTGGCTTTTCTCCTGAATCACCTCCTGTTTCTCTGCTTCGATCTGATTAGCTGCAATCTGCAGCACCAAGCTctggaaaggaaacaaaaaacttAGTGAGCCAAACCCATTGTATTACTTTAGTATACAATAAGAACAGATTAGCTTGCTTTGGATGCTTAAGGATCATGGATAGCAAAGATTGAGATCACTGTCCTACGGTAGCCGACAGAATGGAAAGTTTGCACCAAAGTCATCAACACAAATATGAATAGATACAGTAGAATGTTGTCATTGTGAAATTAGTTGAGTTTACCTTCAGATGATGCTTGCGGCTAGGACTCATTTTTTTTCCTGTGTAGAAATCCATGTTTAAAATACTGGTGCAATACTGTATTCTGAACATGACTGGTGAATATGTGGACAGAGGGTCATTTTCAGTGGTATTTTTTGGCATGTCTATATAGGATAACAAGGTCCTAAAACATGCCATCACTAATCAAGCCCAAAAATTCAACAATATGGTTTAGACATATTAGTGATGGTTTAGGAAACACTAGGAAACGAGGAATGTTAGGGCTTGTTCGGAGAACACTCCTACTTTCAAATACTGGAACTGTTACAGATCCAGATAGTATTAAACGAGTATACTTACTCAGACATGACGCGGAATGTGTTCTTCAGATCCTGTAACGAAGAGGCAGACATTAGCATGCACTGCAGTCTGATGCGAGCATCACAAGCccaatcaaagtaaacaacagTTAGTATCCAACTAAATTTAATTAAAACTAGTCTGCTGATAGAGCAACCTAACTTtcaaaggaaggaaggagaaaccTCATCCATTTTAAAGTAGGAGTTTTTGAAGCACAGCACAGAATCCACACTGTAGATACTTCAATACACTTACACGTGCATAAGACATAGCTGGCACATTCACAGTCCTGACTGCCAGCCCTGATGGTGTGCCCAGGCCTATCATGGGGAGAGCCCCACATCCTCCTCATGGTAGACTCCTATACAGTACTAACAGGTTGAAATGTCGTGCTCTTGTGACAGGCGTCACTTGATGTAACTATTTAGTATGCACTGTGTGAGTCTCAatgatatacattttgttagtcattctttcattttcaaacaaaacacatcCAACCCTTTAAGCGTGATGGACAGTACAAGACATGAAGAAAAGAAGAGGGTTCTCACCTGTGAGTAGAGGAGAACAGGACACACTCGGGTGTAGAGGGGGAGACACTAGCAGGTTGCAAATCAATCAGGGTATATATGTAGACGACTGATGAATCAGCAGATACACAGGGCCCTCTTTATGGTGGTGGAGATTCCTCAGGCCAATGGAACTGCTAGCTCCTGAAATACCATTGACCCTTTCCTCCAACTCTTATAAATATCTCTCCCTGCAAATGTCGCCCAAAAGCTCCACAAAAGACATTGTGAAGAGATAAACCATAAAGTAATCTACCGCCTCACGCGGACTGAACCCAGTGAGCAAAATAATTGAAACATTTATCTTCAAATTGTATTTGCTTATAGGTAAGGCACTAATAACTTTTTCTTGAATGCTTCATGAGATGACATATGGAAAGACATCTTATTTCTGTATGAAAATATACTGTTGGTTTCATCAAGGGCAACATGTTTGAGGCCATTTTCAGGTTTAAACGATTACTTTCAGAATATTTAATTGGCCAATCCTGGTTCCTGGTTGGGATTAGGATCACAGCCAATAATCAAATTGGTAATCAGTAGGGATAAGTCAATGAAGTTAGAAGTAAACATTAGATGTGTTAGATATTTTTGACAGACTTTGCTACAGTAACTTGATCGATATCCTCATGGGAACAGAATGTCACTGGGAACACTACATTTTTTGGAATTAGAGATTTTCCTGAAAACTGTCCTAACAATGGCTTGACCAGACAACGTTATGTAGCCTACTTAAAAAGATagttcaaacaaaaataatttgggtTTTGTCTGAAGGCCCCTAAGTGTCATATCTGACGATAAGCCATTCTCCATTTTGGTCTCAGCCTCAAGTTAGCCTCAATAGTTATGTCCATagtcaaaaatgtaaattgtgcAACCCACAAAAAGAACATCGCAAGCAGAAACTAGAAAATACTTGAAACTAAGTTTGGGTAATCTGTCGTgctagcaatttttttttattttgatagcATACTGCCAAAATTGCTGCTGGTATTTTTTACTGCAAACTTGAAAAATGTTTACTAGCCACCACCTAATTTCCTCagttatgatgtattcattgaagttatttaaaataacaactACACTGACCCAGATATATTGTCAGGAGCTAAATTAGTTTGCGTATTTTCATCTGTGTTGTTTAGAATTGTAGACATACGGTAAAGAGATTTTAGgtatccacacacaaacacacaattaaaAAGTGTGGGTGGAAAATAATGTCGGGTGCAAATTATTGTCTTAGTTAGATCAGAGTTTTGACCCTTGACAAAGTCCTTCTTGACCCATGATCTGCCTTCCATTGACATATTTAGCTTTCAACCATTTTGGAGAATTCTGCGAGTAGGCTATGTATTGTTTGCCTAGAAATTATGAGATACGGATTTATGTTTTACACATTGTCATTTACCAATACAGAGTTTGCAAATTGTAGAATATTGCAATTAAAGAAAGTAGTATATTGTAAACAAAGAAAGTAGTAAATATTACATTGAGGTTTTTTATTCAATTTGCAATGTGGGATCATGATCCAATTACACAGCTCAACGCATGAAGATGTGAGAGTTTGAGAATATTAGCTGCCTGGCTATATTGAAAATAAGAATTGATttgccatttaaaaacattattttggcgAAGACAACATCAACAGTTTATTTGTGGTATACAATGCTCCAGTTTTAAGTTGAATAGTTTGAGTCAGTTTCTGCTTGCAAAAAAATGAGAAAGACCTATTTATTGATgcttataaaaatatatatattaacatgCTTAAGAATCCAAGAGCTATGCATATCTAAAGTAATTAACAAATGCTGTTTTATTTtggagtatttatttatttaggtaCTGTAGCTTTGGCATGAATATTAGACAAAGGGAAATTaattctgaaatgaaaacatggaaAAGGAAGGTAAAACGTATCAGACATTTATGCAGCCTCAAACATCTTCTTTCTGCCATCCATGCCAGCTGCTTCATCCACTTTTGCGCGCCAGTCACCTATTTCCTCCTGCATAACACAACGTTGGTGATGTGACGCTTATAGAGGATACGGTAGAAATgacatgtatattatatttggtACACCTGCCATTAACTCCTACATTGCAGTTATTCATTAATTAAAAGGTTTCCAAACAAATACCCACCTCCTCTTTGACCTCCTTCTTCACTTGTTTCAAGTTGGCTTTAAAGTCTATGGTAGCCTTGTGCTTGGTTCCCAGCAGAGCTGACAACATAGCATCAGCAGACAAACGCACTTTCTTCAGAGCTGGTTTCTTAATGCCTTGGAGATCAACCACTTTAATCTTCAGGTCCTCAATCTGAGAACATGGTGAGTGAGGACAAAGTCAAAACCAGGTATTGTTTTTAAGATCAGGaccatattatattttattcacgGCACCTCTTTGTTAGTCTTTGCCACTTTTGCTTCTGCGTCATATCGTTCCTCATCTATTTTGTCGATGGTTAATGCCAACTTTTTAATCATTTCCTGT is a window of Esox lucius isolate fEsoLuc1 chromosome 19, fEsoLuc1.pri, whole genome shotgun sequence DNA encoding:
- the LOC105028886 gene encoding troponin I, fast skeletal muscle; this translates as MSEKKMTSSRRHHLKSLVLQIALDLIEVERKENEQVKANFMAEIQSLDLSGDVATLQDMIKKLSQTIDKVDEERYDAEAKVVKADKEIEDLKMKVVEIQGMKKPALKKVRMSADAMLSALLGTKHKATMDFRANLKEVKKEVKEEAADVGDWRKNIDEQAGMDGRKKKFQG
- the LOC105028885 gene encoding troponin I, fast skeletal muscle-like isoform X2, giving the protein MSEKKMASSRKSHLKSVMLSIAKNLLEKEAVDMKKAKETYMAENCPAPNMSGGIAELQEMIKKLALTIDKIDEERYDAEAKVAKTNKEIEDLKIKVVDLQGIKKPALKKVRLSADAMLSALLGTKHKATIDFKANLKQVKKEVKEEEEVADWRKNIDNQAGMDGRKKKFESV
- the LOC105028885 gene encoding troponin I, fast skeletal muscle-like isoform X1: MSEKKMASSRKSHLKSVMLSIAKNLLEKEAVDMKKAKETYMAENCPAPNMSGGIAELQEMIKKLALTIDKIDEERYDAEAKVAKTNKEIEDLKIKVVDLQGIKKPALKKVRLSADAMLSALLGTKHKATIDFKANLKQVKKEVKEEEEIGDWRAKVDEAAGMDGRKKMFEAA